One genomic window of Leptospira paudalimensis includes the following:
- a CDS encoding 30S ribosomal protein S1, which produces MNSTNPSSPKNETTSFGELLEKWESQSQAQEQENSAGKGTLIEGTVVDVIGDTVFLDIGEKLEARVSREDFSETPKRGEKVSAIIKKRVDGYCVLSKKEADQRVGWETIKDASQNGYPLSGKIVGEVKNKGYLVESEGIQLFLPASHVGVRFKESTEGGKEFSFKIIELNEKTRTGVVSRKTLLDEINGEKWEELLGKVKVGDKVTGKVVKIANFGVFLSVYDVVGLLRQNDISYKKFAPFKQYFNIGAEVEVIVLEIDKENNKLSLGIKQLYEDPWAWAKKELEKGMVVRGIVTSLTNFGAFVELKEGLEGLIHTTELSWAKKPPHPKDVLKKGQEVDSEILDIDFEARRLSLGLKQLLPNPWEALSANVRAGNVLEGKITGITKYGAFVEVESGIEGLIHISDITWDEKEKNPLNLLKKGQSVQYKILDVNLDAQRISCGLKQLSEHPYEALRKKYPPGTLVEGRVKSIVSFGVFVEVEPGYEGLVHISEIPDGRNIKLEDLYKVGDSVRTVVVKIEPNNKKISLSIKDFDKAVEREEMAKYMKEDNQPSRESIGSFMNLNQNR; this is translated from the coding sequence TTGAATTCAACCAACCCATCCTCCCCCAAAAATGAGACCACTTCCTTCGGCGAATTATTAGAGAAGTGGGAATCGCAGTCACAAGCACAAGAACAAGAGAACTCCGCAGGAAAAGGCACCCTGATTGAAGGGACTGTAGTCGATGTCATCGGTGACACTGTTTTCCTTGATATTGGAGAAAAATTAGAAGCTCGTGTTTCTCGTGAAGACTTCTCTGAAACGCCAAAACGTGGTGAGAAAGTCAGTGCGATCATCAAAAAGCGGGTCGATGGATATTGTGTCCTCTCCAAAAAAGAAGCGGACCAAAGAGTTGGTTGGGAAACCATCAAAGATGCAAGCCAAAACGGATACCCACTTTCTGGCAAAATTGTCGGTGAAGTGAAAAATAAAGGTTACCTCGTAGAAAGTGAAGGGATTCAATTATTCCTACCAGCTTCTCACGTAGGGGTTCGTTTTAAAGAATCCACTGAAGGTGGAAAAGAGTTTTCATTCAAAATCATCGAACTCAATGAAAAAACGAGAACAGGTGTTGTGTCTCGTAAAACCCTTCTCGACGAAATCAACGGCGAAAAGTGGGAAGAACTCCTTGGTAAAGTGAAAGTGGGAGACAAGGTAACAGGAAAGGTTGTAAAAATTGCCAACTTTGGTGTTTTCCTTTCTGTTTACGATGTAGTTGGACTCCTACGCCAGAACGATATCTCTTATAAAAAATTTGCTCCTTTCAAACAATACTTCAACATCGGTGCAGAAGTAGAAGTGATTGTCCTTGAAATTGATAAGGAAAACAATAAACTTTCCCTTGGCATCAAACAGTTGTATGAAGATCCATGGGCTTGGGCGAAAAAAGAACTCGAAAAAGGCATGGTGGTGCGAGGAATCGTTACTTCTCTTACCAACTTCGGAGCTTTCGTAGAACTCAAAGAAGGTTTAGAAGGTCTGATCCATACAACCGAACTTTCTTGGGCTAAAAAACCACCACATCCAAAAGATGTTTTGAAAAAAGGCCAAGAAGTTGACTCTGAAATTTTAGACATTGATTTCGAAGCAAGACGTTTGTCTCTCGGACTCAAACAACTCCTACCTAACCCTTGGGAAGCTCTTTCTGCGAACGTTCGTGCAGGAAATGTTCTCGAAGGTAAAATCACTGGGATCACAAAATACGGTGCCTTCGTAGAAGTAGAAAGTGGAATCGAAGGACTCATTCACATTTCTGATATCACTTGGGATGAAAAAGAAAAGAACCCACTAAACCTCCTTAAGAAAGGCCAATCGGTTCAATACAAAATCCTAGATGTCAACTTAGATGCACAACGCATTAGCTGTGGATTAAAACAACTCTCTGAACACCCATACGAAGCACTTCGCAAAAAATACCCACCAGGTACTCTTGTAGAAGGTCGTGTGAAATCCATCGTTAGTTTTGGGGTGTTTGTGGAAGTAGAACCTGGTTATGAAGGCCTTGTTCACATTTCTGAAATCCCAGATGGTCGTAACATCAAGTTAGAAGACCTTTACAAAGTAGGTGATTCTGTTCGCACTGTTGTGGTAAAAATTGAACCTAACAACAAAAAGATTTCCCTCTCTATCAAAGACTTTGATAAAGCTGTAGAAAGAGAAGAGATGGCTAAATACATGAAGGAAGACAACCAACCTTCTCGTGAATCCATCGGATCTTTTATGAATTTAAACCAAAACCGATAG
- a CDS encoding tetratricopeptide repeat protein has translation MDKFHKKNIIEQKKQAELIEKDEFADFEGSKAELVFLKFTHFLSKNRKSVFISLASAIIVLAGVIGFFEYRQYLFEKETVTLEDLKLTHQKANVSLDAQIQSLEVFLQNQSTGRMELRVWKDLSKLYAEKGEFGKAASYLEDAAKKIDTPKEIKALYFYIAGNYREREKNNAKSLENYKIAATVVEPARELNGFKAWSYYQAGRLSYLTGDKQGAKQFLEKALKLDGAESGEDVKLLASYLLLKLGKN, from the coding sequence ATGGATAAGTTTCATAAGAAGAACATCATCGAACAAAAAAAACAAGCCGAACTCATCGAAAAGGATGAGTTCGCTGATTTTGAAGGTTCAAAAGCGGAACTTGTATTTTTAAAGTTCACTCATTTTTTATCTAAAAATCGTAAGTCTGTTTTTATTAGCCTAGCATCTGCTATCATTGTGTTAGCTGGTGTGATTGGCTTTTTTGAATACAGACAATATCTTTTTGAAAAAGAAACGGTAACCTTAGAAGACCTTAAACTCACACACCAAAAAGCAAATGTTAGTTTGGATGCGCAAATCCAAAGTTTAGAAGTATTTTTACAAAACCAAAGTACCGGTAGAATGGAACTTCGAGTTTGGAAAGACCTCTCAAAATTGTATGCTGAGAAAGGTGAGTTTGGGAAAGCAGCATCTTACTTAGAAGATGCGGCAAAAAAAATCGACACTCCTAAAGAAATCAAAGCACTATATTTCTATATTGCTGGTAACTACCGGGAACGGGAAAAAAACAACGCAAAGTCTTTAGAAAATTATAAAATCGCTGCAACTGTAGTAGAACCTGCTCGTGAACTCAATGGGTTTAAAGCATGGTCTTATTACCAAGCAGGTCGATTGTCGTATCTTACTGGAGACAAGCAAGGTGCAAAACAATTCCTAGAAAAAGCACTCAAACTTGATGGTGCAGAATCTGGCGAAGATGTAAAACTCCTTGCAAGTTATTTACTCCTTAAACTCGGGAAAAACTAA
- the hisG gene encoding ATP phosphoribosyltransferase has product MLTLALPKGRLAEETALLLKSKGWLKNLPSEGSKELTYVSEDKRIRLLFVRSQDVCTYVEEAAADAGIVGWDILREGGFDLIAPVDLKLGACRLSLASFPDFDLFAKRSKVRVATKYPNLTREYFFSKGISCEIIKLYGSIELAPIVGLSDCIVDLVSTGGTLKANGLKEFESILYSTARLVSNRSSFYHKHAELRSLIESLEN; this is encoded by the coding sequence ATGTTAACTTTGGCTCTCCCGAAAGGTAGGCTTGCCGAAGAAACTGCTCTTCTTTTGAAATCCAAAGGATGGCTAAAAAACCTGCCATCTGAGGGTTCTAAAGAACTCACCTACGTCTCTGAAGACAAAAGAATCCGTTTATTATTTGTTAGATCACAGGATGTCTGCACATATGTGGAAGAAGCCGCAGCGGATGCGGGGATTGTTGGTTGGGACATACTCAGAGAAGGTGGTTTTGACTTAATTGCTCCTGTGGACCTCAAATTAGGTGCCTGTAGGTTATCTCTTGCCTCTTTCCCTGACTTTGATCTTTTTGCCAAACGTTCCAAAGTGCGAGTGGCAACCAAATACCCGAACCTCACTCGCGAATATTTTTTTTCCAAAGGTATTTCTTGCGAAATCATCAAACTTTATGGTTCGATTGAACTTGCTCCCATTGTAGGACTTTCCGATTGTATCGTCGACCTAGTATCAACTGGGGGCACCTTAAAAGCCAACGGACTGAAAGAATTTGAGTCCATTTTGTATAGTACAGCCCGTTTGGTCAGCAATCGTTCCTCTTTTTATCACAAACACGCCGAATTACGGTCTCTTATCGAGAGCCTAGAAAATTAA
- the rpmF gene encoding 50S ribosomal protein L32, with the protein MAVPKRRKSKSKVRTKRAHHAIGKPNLNPCSNCGSFVLSHRVCPYCGFYKGKLVVAQKVKKTTEDN; encoded by the coding sequence ATGGCAGTCCCAAAGAGACGTAAATCAAAATCGAAAGTTAGAACAAAAAGAGCCCATCACGCGATTGGCAAACCTAACTTAAACCCGTGTTCCAATTGTGGATCATTTGTTCTTTCCCACCGTGTATGCCCTTATTGCGGTTTTTATAAGGGTAAACTCGTAGTCGCTCAAAAAGTTAAAAAAACGACCGAAGATAACTAA
- the plsX gene encoding phosphate acyltransferase PlsX: MWVAVDAMSGDYGPEGIVEGAVLAVREFGLSVSLVGDEQELLDILLKFDYDTEKIRVIHSTEIIGMNDSPSIAVRAMEDSSVVKAVRLVADKECIGVFSPGNTGATMAAALLHLGRLPGVLRPPIAAHIPREEGPPVLLLDAGANVDCKPEYLAQFAVMGEIYAKELFGIKSPKVGILSNGEEDKKGNTVSVKTFDLLKKIPFNFVGNVEGRDLYGSGREVDVVVCDGFIGNIVLKATEGLAKSIFNVLRNSIRQSSLAQTGALLLKSTFTAVKKRLDYAEYGGALLLGVEGICMIGHGSSNALAVKNAVRVISECAKHGINERIRERLGEYKNILGDSH; the protein is encoded by the coding sequence ATGTGGGTCGCCGTGGACGCGATGAGCGGAGATTACGGCCCTGAAGGTATCGTCGAGGGCGCGGTACTGGCAGTACGAGAATTCGGACTGTCTGTTTCGCTCGTTGGCGATGAACAAGAGTTACTTGATATCCTGTTAAAATTCGATTATGACACAGAAAAAATCCGTGTCATACATTCTACTGAGATCATCGGTATGAATGATTCTCCATCCATAGCAGTCCGCGCTATGGAGGATTCTTCCGTAGTAAAAGCAGTTCGTTTAGTAGCAGACAAAGAATGTATCGGTGTGTTTTCTCCGGGAAACACTGGCGCTACTATGGCTGCTGCATTATTACACCTCGGTCGCCTACCTGGTGTTTTACGACCTCCCATTGCTGCACATATTCCTAGAGAGGAAGGTCCCCCCGTACTTCTGTTAGACGCTGGTGCGAATGTTGACTGCAAACCAGAATACTTGGCACAATTTGCCGTCATGGGTGAAATTTATGCAAAGGAACTCTTTGGTATCAAAAGTCCCAAAGTCGGAATCCTATCGAATGGGGAAGAAGATAAAAAAGGAAATACTGTTTCTGTCAAAACCTTTGATCTCCTAAAAAAAATTCCCTTTAACTTTGTCGGAAATGTGGAAGGCCGTGATTTGTATGGCAGTGGAAGAGAAGTAGATGTTGTCGTATGTGATGGTTTTATTGGAAACATTGTCCTAAAAGCCACTGAAGGCCTTGCAAAATCGATTTTTAATGTCTTACGAAATTCGATCAGACAATCAAGTCTTGCCCAAACAGGTGCACTTCTTTTAAAATCCACTTTCACAGCAGTGAAAAAACGTTTAGATTATGCTGAATATGGAGGCGCACTTTTACTTGGTGTGGAAGGAATTTGTATGATTGGACATGGTTCTTCCAATGCACTTGCTGTAAAAAATGCAGTGAGAGTGATCTCTGAGTGCGCCAAACATGGAATCAACGAAAGGATACGTGAACGATTGGGAGAATACAAAAATATTTTAGGAGATTCTCACTAA
- the fabG gene encoding 3-oxoacyl-ACP reductase FabG, with protein MISLSGKTAIVTGGARGIGKATCLKLASLGANIVVADMNPEATNATAEELKSKGYKAIAVVANVSVEEDAQKLIDTAKKEFGSVDILVNNAGITRDTLLMRMKKEQWDAVIAVNLTGTYLCTQAAIKVMMKQENGGSIINLSSISGENGNIGQTNYSASKAGVIGFTKAVALEMASRKVRCNAIAPGFIATEMTEAIPENIRHGMVQAIPLKRAGLPEDIANGIAFLASDASSFITGHILDINGGGFLPGGGH; from the coding sequence ATGATCAGTTTATCAGGGAAAACAGCCATCGTAACAGGTGGTGCAAGAGGAATCGGAAAGGCAACTTGTTTGAAACTTGCATCTCTAGGTGCAAACATCGTTGTCGCAGATATGAACCCAGAAGCAACCAATGCAACTGCGGAAGAACTCAAATCCAAAGGTTACAAGGCGATTGCTGTCGTTGCCAACGTATCTGTGGAAGAAGACGCTCAAAAACTAATTGATACAGCAAAAAAAGAATTTGGATCTGTTGACATCCTTGTGAACAACGCTGGTATCACTCGTGATACACTCCTTATGAGAATGAAAAAAGAGCAGTGGGACGCGGTCATCGCTGTGAACCTCACAGGAACGTATCTCTGTACGCAAGCAGCGATCAAAGTGATGATGAAACAAGAAAATGGTGGATCTATCATTAACTTATCTTCTATCTCTGGTGAAAACGGAAACATTGGACAAACAAATTACTCCGCATCAAAAGCTGGTGTGATTGGTTTTACAAAAGCTGTGGCTCTTGAGATGGCATCTAGAAAAGTTCGTTGTAACGCAATTGCTCCAGGTTTCATTGCAACAGAAATGACAGAAGCGATTCCAGAAAACATCAGACATGGTATGGTTCAAGCGATTCCATTAAAACGTGCTGGTCTTCCTGAAGACATCGCAAATGGAATTGCCTTCCTTGCTTCGGATGCATCTTCCTTTATCACAGGTCACATCCTTGATATCAATGGTGGTGGATTTTTACCAGGTGGCGGTCACTAA
- a CDS encoding DUF1538 domain-containing protein, producing the protein MARNEKEEAIHIGFREALALILPYLQKKIWNQFKSVIWIVLYLSVFQLLVLRIPIKEAGIITFGICAVILGLTFFLEGLFLGLMPLGEALGLKLPQKLGMFSIMIFSVLLGMGATLAEPAIAILKACGSKVAPWDAPLLYYLLNGGSDTLYFSIAIGVGISVVIGMFRFLYGFSLSKILVPSILLLLAVSIYAYFDENLQHISGLAWDSGAVTTGPVTVPLVVALGIGISKVSEKNEQSSAYGVVTLASLFPILAVFLVGIYFSNKVPKPMTEMEFFKQGIHSEQSNFLLGIKANQFQRQKTVNQSQSKQSTTAKEFPTKMADAFRLALRAILPLSIFMILFLYFILREKIAYPEELQLGIVFSIVGLTIFNFGIMFGLNQLGDQVGGKLPSTFRSIELTDSIKFIKNFNPKSVYTAVNEEGKEEKFFYLKERKLYSGIPYHEENWNPTNKVYEYIPIHGPIFGKEDNLLGYVIVLAFAFVLGYSATLAEPALSALGNAVEETTVGTFRKSLLIQSVAIGVGFGTLTGILKIVLEIPLIWILVPIYILLLILNTISKSEFIEIAWDSAGVTTGPITVPLIIAMGLGIGNQLGTIDGFGILACASAFPILSVLIMGIIVENSRKLSLNDSESKPK; encoded by the coding sequence ATGGCAAGGAATGAAAAAGAAGAAGCAATACATATTGGATTTCGAGAAGCACTCGCCTTAATACTACCTTACCTCCAAAAAAAAATTTGGAATCAATTTAAATCTGTTATTTGGATCGTTTTGTACCTTTCCGTTTTCCAATTATTGGTCTTAAGAATCCCAATCAAAGAAGCAGGGATCATCACCTTTGGAATTTGTGCAGTTATCTTAGGTCTTACTTTTTTTCTCGAAGGATTATTTTTAGGACTGATGCCTCTTGGAGAAGCCTTGGGATTAAAATTACCTCAAAAATTAGGTATGTTTAGCATTATGATTTTTTCTGTCCTTCTGGGAATGGGGGCAACATTAGCAGAACCAGCGATTGCCATTTTAAAAGCTTGTGGAAGTAAAGTTGCACCTTGGGATGCACCTTTACTCTATTATCTCCTCAATGGAGGTTCAGACACTTTATATTTTTCCATCGCCATTGGAGTTGGTATCTCTGTTGTGATTGGGATGTTTCGATTTTTATATGGTTTTTCACTTTCGAAAATCTTAGTTCCTTCCATTTTACTTTTGTTAGCTGTTAGTATTTACGCATATTTTGATGAAAACTTACAACATATTTCTGGCCTTGCTTGGGATTCAGGTGCTGTAACAACGGGTCCTGTTACTGTACCACTTGTTGTCGCATTGGGAATCGGAATCTCCAAGGTATCTGAAAAAAACGAACAAAGTAGTGCCTACGGTGTTGTGACCTTAGCATCCCTATTCCCAATTTTAGCTGTGTTTTTGGTTGGGATTTATTTTTCGAACAAAGTACCAAAACCGATGACCGAAATGGAATTTTTCAAACAAGGAATCCACTCAGAACAATCCAATTTTTTATTAGGAATTAAAGCGAATCAGTTCCAAAGACAAAAAACAGTAAATCAATCTCAATCCAAACAAAGTACAACAGCCAAAGAATTTCCAACTAAAATGGCTGATGCATTCCGATTGGCACTGCGCGCTATTTTACCATTATCCATTTTTATGATTTTGTTTTTATACTTTATCCTCAGAGAAAAAATTGCTTACCCAGAAGAATTACAACTTGGGATTGTGTTTTCGATTGTAGGACTTACAATTTTTAATTTTGGGATCATGTTTGGTTTGAATCAATTGGGAGACCAAGTTGGAGGAAAACTTCCATCCACATTTCGCTCAATTGAACTCACTGACTCCATCAAATTCATCAAAAACTTTAATCCAAAATCTGTATACACGGCAGTGAATGAAGAAGGGAAAGAGGAAAAATTCTTTTATTTAAAAGAGAGAAAATTATATTCCGGAATTCCATACCACGAAGAAAATTGGAATCCAACTAACAAGGTATATGAATACATCCCTATTCATGGTCCAATTTTCGGTAAAGAAGACAACCTTCTTGGTTATGTGATTGTATTAGCATTTGCTTTTGTATTGGGATATAGTGCAACCTTGGCCGAACCTGCTTTATCAGCGTTAGGGAATGCAGTGGAAGAAACAACCGTAGGAACGTTTCGAAAATCCTTACTCATCCAATCTGTGGCAATTGGTGTAGGTTTTGGCACATTAACAGGCATTTTAAAAATTGTATTGGAAATTCCGCTGATTTGGATTTTAGTTCCAATCTACATTCTTTTATTAATATTAAATACGATTAGTAAATCAGAATTTATTGAAATTGCCTGGGATAGTGCAGGAGTTACAACTGGCCCGATCACAGTCCCACTTATCATTGCAATGGGTCTTGGAATTGGAAATCAACTGGGAACAATTGATGGATTTGGTATTTTAGCATGTGCCTCAGCATTTCCGATCTTATCGGTACTCATTATGGGTATCATCGTAGAAAACTCACGTAAACTATCATTAAATGATTCAGAATCAAAACCAAAATAA
- a CDS encoding rhodanese-like domain-containing protein, producing the protein MIRKWTKTLTSLFLLSSFVFCTGKKEENNDSLLAGLLVLAANQIRVNTVSDLTNESSADYNENKWGLITGSTLNSWVSNWQTNRPSGITGKLVVLQTDAANRVSGDGHNAYIKSDPSAGVYVYLLNDYTTPDLPSGGFRFNQTRDSGLFNNSIRYQANGTFVDDWLNTYNIDPTKDLVVFAAGTGNGTTVSADPGAATATVAGAIQDITRGFYWLRYWGVDIKHLAILNGNLRYNITNNLVQTAQTSTTKSTPTTKGTFSVRQLRVDNTAITLGLEDIYEIAKNNLTTSNVFGITNTQFLIDARPSTQFGSSRSAGVNGDTSQYITTGYDSAGAPVVWGASGDTNSANTAGKTYVPFEGNIKGAVTFPWLALFEGIPDSGNTSGVTATAFNNGYRYKSKSALANIFANKGYVTGSTVISQCRTNFEAQVNGFASLNILGYPTAYYDGSLVEWTALVASHPDNNTNQVPSDFKWRTDLASVSVFGYNPQISNSGNVGSAISRVKPAPVNLQATTSKKFIQEDKAYKY; encoded by the coding sequence ATGATTCGGAAATGGACAAAAACTCTCACATCTCTTTTCCTACTTTCCTCTTTCGTTTTTTGTACAGGAAAAAAAGAAGAGAATAACGATTCATTACTCGCCGGCCTACTCGTTTTGGCTGCCAATCAGATCCGAGTGAATACAGTATCTGATCTCACAAATGAATCTTCTGCTGATTATAATGAGAACAAATGGGGACTCATCACAGGTTCCACTTTAAATTCTTGGGTGAGCAACTGGCAAACAAATCGACCATCTGGGATTACAGGGAAACTTGTAGTCTTACAAACAGATGCCGCAAACCGTGTTTCGGGTGATGGCCATAATGCATACATCAAATCAGATCCGTCTGCAGGTGTTTATGTTTATTTGTTAAATGATTACACAACACCAGACCTTCCCTCTGGAGGATTTCGATTTAACCAAACTCGTGACTCAGGCTTATTCAATAATTCCATCCGTTACCAAGCCAATGGAACGTTTGTGGATGATTGGTTAAACACTTACAATATTGATCCAACAAAAGATTTAGTTGTGTTTGCTGCTGGTACGGGGAATGGAACTACTGTTAGCGCCGATCCAGGAGCAGCAACTGCCACAGTTGCGGGTGCCATCCAAGACATCACAAGAGGATTCTATTGGTTACGGTATTGGGGAGTGGATATAAAACATTTAGCCATATTGAATGGAAATTTACGGTACAATATCACCAACAATTTAGTTCAAACGGCACAAACCAGTACAACAAAATCGACACCAACTACCAAAGGAACATTCAGTGTGCGCCAATTGCGTGTTGACAACACTGCAATTACACTTGGTCTAGAAGATATTTATGAAATTGCAAAAAACAATCTAACAACTTCCAATGTATTTGGGATAACGAATACACAATTTCTGATTGATGCAAGGCCCTCTACACAATTTGGATCTAGTAGGTCTGCTGGAGTGAATGGTGATACCTCTCAATACATAACGACAGGTTATGATTCTGCCGGTGCTCCTGTTGTTTGGGGAGCAAGTGGGGATACAAATTCAGCAAACACTGCTGGAAAAACCTATGTGCCATTTGAAGGGAATATCAAAGGAGCAGTCACTTTTCCATGGCTTGCACTTTTTGAAGGGATCCCTGATTCAGGGAATACATCTGGTGTAACCGCAACAGCATTTAACAATGGTTATCGCTACAAATCAAAATCGGCATTGGCAAACATTTTTGCAAACAAAGGATATGTAACAGGGTCCACTGTAATCAGCCAATGTAGAACCAATTTTGAAGCACAAGTGAATGGTTTTGCATCACTCAATATCCTTGGATACCCAACTGCTTATTATGATGGATCCCTTGTGGAATGGACAGCTCTCGTCGCTTCTCATCCAGACAATAATACCAACCAAGTTCCAAGTGATTTTAAGTGGAGGACAGATTTAGCTTCAGTGAGTGTTTTTGGTTACAATCCACAAATTTCAAATTCTGGAAATGTTGGAAGTGCGATCAGTAGAGTCAAACCGGCTCCAGTGAATTTACAAGCAACCACCTCAAAAAAATTCATTCAAGAAGATAAAGCTTATAAGTATTAA
- the acpP gene encoding acyl carrier protein, translating into MADFEKIKSIIVEQLGVDESEVTPEAHFINDLGADSLDTVELVMALEEEFGVEISDEDAEKIQTVGDVIKFIDKLKG; encoded by the coding sequence ATGGCAGATTTCGAAAAAATTAAGTCAATCATCGTAGAACAACTTGGTGTTGATGAATCAGAAGTTACACCTGAAGCTCACTTCATCAATGATCTTGGTGCTGACTCTCTTGACACAGTTGAACTAGTGATGGCTCTTGAAGAAGAGTTTGGTGTGGAAATTTCTGATGAAGACGCAGAAAAAATCCAAACCGTAGGCGATGTAATTAAATTCATCGATAAACTTAAGGGGTAA
- the rnc gene encoding ribonuclease III: protein MSHSIRIKLSPERINSLKELQSLTNTSFKDVSLLHLAFVHRSFANEDSDRYLSDNERLEFLGDSVLGILAAEYLYKSLPKGKEGILAKLKSKMVSAPAIAKLARVYRFPDFLLLGKGEKEKGEVNLNLQADCFEAFLGALYLDQGLNSCRIFLTPHFQSMEKKVESAEETKDYKTILQEYCQKKWKKLPEYVLLKEEGPDHDKEFSVSVSCENHFQTTGDGKNKRRAEQMAAKAALRVLNLL, encoded by the coding sequence TTGTCCCATTCCATTCGCATCAAACTTTCTCCTGAAAGAATCAACTCTCTAAAAGAACTACAATCCCTTACGAATACTAGTTTTAAGGATGTTTCTCTTCTCCACCTAGCTTTTGTTCATAGGTCCTTTGCCAATGAGGATTCGGATCGGTATTTATCTGACAATGAACGATTGGAATTTTTAGGTGACTCTGTCCTTGGGATCCTTGCCGCTGAATACCTTTATAAATCATTACCTAAGGGCAAAGAAGGAATCCTAGCGAAACTCAAAAGCAAAATGGTATCTGCACCTGCGATTGCAAAATTGGCACGTGTGTACCGGTTCCCTGATTTTTTGTTATTGGGGAAGGGTGAAAAGGAAAAGGGGGAAGTGAATTTAAATTTACAAGCAGATTGTTTTGAAGCCTTCTTAGGTGCACTGTATCTAGACCAAGGCTTAAACAGTTGTCGGATCTTTTTAACTCCACATTTCCAATCCATGGAAAAAAAAGTAGAGTCAGCAGAGGAAACAAAAGATTACAAAACCATTTTACAGGAATATTGCCAAAAAAAATGGAAAAAATTACCAGAGTATGTTTTATTGAAAGAAGAAGGGCCTGACCACGATAAAGAATTTTCTGTATCGGTTTCGTGTGAAAATCATTTTCAAACAACGGGCGATGGAAAGAATAAACGGAGAGCCGAACAAATGGCCGCAAAAGCAGCTCTGCGTGTTTTGAACTTATTATGA
- a CDS encoding NUDIX hydrolase, translating into MDFLLKSKSMRVRVAALIQDPKGKILLVQQQKKQSGYWLLPGGGIEFGESGEEALKRELKEELSLEVSHTEFLLLNESIDPNKKRHLIQIVFLTKVKELLPVLNAKEKAISGFGYFTPKEILSMDLRPDIKHFFRTKSTNKPRYISSPWVNEP; encoded by the coding sequence ATCGATTTTTTACTCAAATCAAAATCCATGCGAGTCCGGGTAGCCGCACTCATCCAAGATCCCAAAGGCAAAATTTTACTCGTACAACAGCAGAAAAAACAATCTGGGTATTGGTTACTTCCTGGTGGGGGGATTGAATTTGGTGAATCTGGTGAAGAAGCTCTCAAACGAGAACTAAAAGAAGAATTGTCTCTCGAAGTAAGTCACACTGAATTTTTATTATTAAATGAATCCATTGATCCCAACAAAAAAAGACACCTGATACAAATTGTATTTTTAACAAAGGTAAAAGAACTTTTGCCAGTACTCAATGCGAAAGAAAAAGCCATATCAGGTTTTGGGTATTTCACTCCCAAAGAAATTTTGTCCATGGATTTACGACCTGATATAAAACATTTCTTTCGGACTAAAAGTACAAATAAACCTAGATATATTTCAAGCCCATGGGTGAATGAACCATGA